The proteins below come from a single Iocasia fonsfrigidae genomic window:
- a CDS encoding cation:proton antiporter, with the protein MGSLKSVEDLQGLQDWFVLNGVSDIDLYIIALLIFLAMLIVLLVKKMHIPIVVGYVFLGMLLSVSVVNCLPFLSAEVKRWYAFSVETFDYIPDLALAFIAFTIGSELSIKILKNLGKKIILIVFFESIGAFLLVFLALLAIGQPFYLAIILGAIASATAPAATVMVLKEYNAQGSLTSTLLAVVGIDDALALTLFSFAEPISLIKISGTGSLSLSNAFFIPLCEVLVSVLLGGIIGFISIKLIVKYEDKTKKILILAATVIGTSAISVIWGISPLISNMAVGFSYRNFVDKNPGIAEYLEVFTIPLYAMFFILAGTKIRIMAVSSIGFLIMALVYTLARMIGKVGGASLGAYLADAEPKIKKYIGMGLLSQVGVAVALAYTVQKDYAAFPKIGLMVFNILLFTTALTEVIGPLMTKYAVIHSGEASN; encoded by the coding sequence ATGGGTAGTTTAAAATCAGTAGAAGACCTACAAGGATTACAAGACTGGTTTGTATTAAATGGGGTCAGTGATATTGACCTATATATAATTGCTCTATTAATATTTCTGGCTATGTTGATAGTTCTATTAGTAAAAAAAATGCACATTCCCATTGTAGTTGGTTATGTTTTTCTGGGCATGTTGTTAAGTGTAAGTGTTGTCAACTGCTTGCCTTTTTTATCGGCTGAGGTTAAAAGATGGTATGCCTTTTCGGTTGAGACATTTGATTATATACCAGACCTTGCCCTAGCTTTTATAGCTTTTACAATAGGAAGTGAATTATCGATTAAAATCCTTAAAAACTTAGGGAAAAAGATTATTCTAATAGTTTTTTTTGAGTCAATAGGTGCTTTTCTGTTAGTTTTTCTAGCTTTGTTGGCCATAGGCCAACCGTTTTATCTGGCAATAATTCTTGGTGCTATTGCATCAGCTACGGCTCCGGCGGCAACGGTTATGGTTTTAAAGGAATATAATGCCCAGGGTTCATTGACTTCAACTTTGTTAGCTGTAGTAGGGATTGATGATGCCTTGGCTCTTACTTTATTTAGTTTTGCTGAACCTATTTCATTAATTAAGATTTCTGGTACAGGTAGTTTATCACTGAGCAATGCTTTTTTTATACCCTTATGTGAAGTATTAGTCTCTGTTCTTTTAGGGGGAATTATTGGATTTATTTCTATTAAATTAATAGTTAAGTATGAAGATAAAACTAAAAAAATATTAATTCTGGCAGCAACGGTAATTGGAACTTCTGCTATTTCAGTAATATGGGGGATATCTCCTTTAATTAGTAATATGGCAGTTGGTTTTTCTTATAGAAATTTTGTTGACAAAAACCCTGGTATCGCAGAATACTTAGAGGTTTTTACAATCCCACTCTATGCCATGTTCTTTATCTTAGCAGGTACTAAAATCAGGATCATGGCTGTCAGCTCAATAGGGTTTTTAATAATGGCGTTAGTTTATACCCTGGCCCGCATGATTGGCAAAGTAGGTGGGGCTTCTTTAGGGGCTTATCTGGCAGATGCTGAACCAAAGATAAAGAAATATATTGGGATGGGATTATTATCTCAGGTTGGTGTAGCGGTAGCCCTAGCATATACTGTTCAAAAAGACTATGCTGCTTTTCCGAAGATAGGATTGATGGTTTTTAATATACTTTTATTTACGACTGCTTTAACTGAGGTTATTGGCCCATTGATGACCAAATATGCTGTGATTCATAGTGGTGAAGCCAGCAATTAA
- a CDS encoding response regulator transcription factor, with amino-acid sequence MRILLVEDEEDLAVTIQKRLVSEHFIVDITYNGEDAIDQTIANDYDLIILDIMLPEKSGLEVLEELREWEDNTPVLVLTARDSLEDKVKGLNMGADDYLTKPFAFEELLARIKTLLRRGVRENSNVIKNGNLVVNTVEYQVYRGDKRIDLTSKEYSLLEYLLRNRGYPLTRGQIEEHVWGYMSGNNSNVVDVYIRFLRKKIDDGFSEKLIETIRGKGYRMRVIKDEK; translated from the coding sequence ATGCGTATTTTACTTGTTGAAGATGAAGAGGATTTAGCTGTTACTATTCAAAAAAGATTAGTGAGTGAACATTTTATAGTTGATATTACTTATAATGGGGAAGATGCTATTGATCAAACTATAGCAAATGATTATGATTTGATAATATTGGATATTATGTTACCAGAAAAGAGTGGTTTAGAGGTTCTTGAAGAATTAAGGGAATGGGAAGATAATACCCCTGTTTTAGTTTTAACAGCCCGGGATAGTTTGGAGGACAAGGTTAAAGGTTTAAACATGGGGGCTGATGATTATCTAACAAAACCATTTGCTTTTGAAGAACTACTGGCTAGAATTAAGACCTTATTGCGGAGGGGGGTGCGAGAAAATAGTAATGTAATAAAAAATGGTAACCTGGTAGTAAATACGGTTGAATACCAGGTCTACAGAGGAGATAAAAGGATTGATTTAACCTCTAAAGAATATTCTCTCCTGGAGTATTTATTGCGTAATAGGGGATATCCTTTGACAAGAGGGCAGATAGAAGAACATGTCTGGGGTTACATGAGTGGCAATAATTCAAATGTTGTTGATGTTTATATACGTTTTCTTAGGAAAAAAATAGATGATGGGTTTTCTGAGAAGTTGATAGAAACAATACGGGGCAAGGGCTATAGAATGAGGGTAATCAAAGATGAAAAATAG